CCCGATGAGAAACGAACTGTCCACCAGCCTCCGCTCGCACGTGTCAATCGCCGCTGCTCTCACGTGGTTTATTCTCCCGGCGGCGGGGCCTGCCGCAACGAACGACTATTTTCGAATCACCGTCGTGGACGGGCAGACCGGGCGTGGTGTGCCGCTGGTCGAGCTGAGGACGGTGAACAACATGACGTTCTGGACCGACAGCAATGGCATCATCGCCTTCAACGAACCGGGTTTGATGGATCAGGAGGTTTATTTTCATGTAAAGAGCGACGGTTACGAGTATCCGAAAGATTTCTTTGACAACCGCGGATTGAAACTCAAGCCAAAGCACGGCGGCAGCGCGACGATCAAAATCAAACGGCTTAACATCGCTGAGCGACTGTATCGTGTGACCGGGCAGGGCATTTACCGCGACAGCATTCTGGTCGGCGCGCGGGTGCCCCTGAAACATCCGGTCTTGAACGGCCAGGTGATGGGCCAGGACACCGTGATTGCCACGCCCTACCACGGGAAAATTTACTGGTTCTGGGGGGACACGGAGCGGGTGGTGTATCCGCTGGGAAACTTCGCGGCTTCGGGAGCGACTTCAGAGCTGCCCGAGCACGGCGGACTCGATCCGGGCGTTGGTGTGGACCTGAACTATTTTGTTGATCCATCGGACTTCAGCAAACCGATGTGCCCGAACTTCGGCGAGGGTTTGCAGTGGATCGAAGGTGTGATGACCGTTCGTGACGAACATGACCGGGAGCGCCTCGTTGCGCGTGTTTCAAGTCAGAAGGGGCTGATGCCCGCGTACGCCTGGCATCTTGCGGTGTTCAATGACGAAAAACAAATCTTTGAATCCCAGATCAGATGGAACATCACGGAAGGACACGATTCATCACACCCGTTTCGCGCCAGAGTGAACGGAGTCGAATACCTTTATCTTTACCCGAACTGGCGAGTGAAGGCGGACCTGAAAAGCCTTTCCGATCTGAAGAGCTACGAGGCGTTCACCTGTGTTGCCGATGACGGCAGGTTGCGCGGAAACGAGACGAAAATTGACCGCGACGGGGCGGGTCAGCCTCTATACTCGTGGAAGGCCGGCGCGCAGCGCCTGCATCCGGGCCGGTTGCGCGAGTTGATTTCAACGGGCTGCCTCAAGCCGGAGGAGGCATGGATTCAATTGCGCGACGTCGATACCGGCAAGACCGTCGGGGCCGGGCGGGGCTCAGTGTTCTGGAATGATTTCCGGCAACGCTGGGTGATGATCACTTCTTCAACAAGAGCGGGAGAAATCTGGTTCGCCGAGGCGGACACGCCCACGGGACCGTGGGTGTACGCGCGCCGCATCGTATCCCACGACAACTATAATTTTTACAATCCGACCCAGCATCCCTTCTTTGACCTGGACGGAGGGCGGCTGATTTACTTTGAGGGCACCTACACCGCGGCTTTCAGCGGCGCAAAGGAGATGACCCCGCGCTACGACTACAATCAGATCATGTATCGTCTCGCGCTTGACGATGCGGGCCTCAATCTGCCGGCGCCGGTTTACCGCCTCGAAGGGACCGGAAGAATTTCGCGCTACCTGATGCGCGAAACTGTCGAACGCGAACACCTGTGGCGGCAGGTCGGTGAAGTGGCGTTTTTTGCTCTGCCGCCGAATCGCGGACGCGGCGGAATGATTCCGGTCTTCGAACACGCCGAAGGCGGCCACGTCGTTCTGCGGGATGACCCGCCCGGTGGAGACAATCGTCCGTCATTCTTCGCGCTGCCGAACGAACGCGCGAAATCGAAGCCGGTCCTGTCGGAAGAAGATTCCCGGATGGTGGTCCCGCTTTACGAGTATCGGGATGCCGGCGATGGCCGGCGAATTTATTCGACGAACCCGACTCTCGCGGACAAGACCCTTGAACGTTCAGATGAGCCGGTATGTCGGGTGTGGAGGAATCCGATGTCGGTGCTGCCATTGGACATGGAAACAACGCCGGTTCCGCTCGCCAATCATTGAGCGGTTGGTCATGCTCTAAGCATTATGAACCCGCAACCGTCCCGGCGCGCATGGTCACCCTTGTATTCATTCCCGGTGATCGCGCTGCTGACCTGCCGCGCCGTTGCTCAAAACCTCGCCGGAGATGAAGCGTTGTCGAAAGTGTTGATCAATGGCGAGGACTGGCAACTGGTCGCCGACGGATTTGGATTCACCGACGCAGCCTGCGCCGATGGCATGGGGAACTTTTACTTCTATGATCTGGGCAAAGGCACCGGCATAAGGAAAATCAGCGCAGACGGCAAGGTGACGACCTTCATCGACAACACACCGAAGTGCAGCGGATTGAAATTCGGACCGGATGGCAGGCTCTACGCCTGCACCCAGGAACCCAAAAAGCAGGTCGTGGCGTTCGAGGTGCCATCGGGAAAAATAACCGTGCTCGCGGACGACGTTCAACCAAACGATTTGATCGTGTCGCATGAAGGGTTCGTTTATTTTACCGAGACCGGCAAGGGGCAGGTGACCATTGTGGACGCGAAAGGCAGCGTCCGCACCGGCGCGACCGGCATCAACAAACCGAACGGCATTACGCTGTCGCCGGACCAGGGCACGCTCGCCGTCTCCGAATACGGCGGCACCAACGTGTGGGTGTTTCGGGTCGAGCGCGACGGCAGTCTGACTGCGGGCGAACGTTATATGACACTGCGCAGGCCGGTCGGAAAGCCGGACAGCGGCGGTGACGGGATGACGACCGACGCGTTGGGCCGTTATTACGTGACGTCACATGTCGGAATTCAAATGTTTGACTGGACCGGGCGTTTGGGCGGTGTCATCGCGCGGCCGCAAAACAAAGGCACGGTCAGCGTCGCATTTGCGGGGCCGGACCTCGAATACCTCTATGCCTGTTCGTCAGACAAAATCTACCGCCGCCGGACGAAGGCGAAGGGAGCCTGGTTATTCCGGGCGCCGGCGAAACAGGCGGGCAAGGCGCCATTAGTACCGTGAACCGGGTGGCGGTTCGTTGATGACGCCCCAGAACGCGCCGAGTTCGCGGACGGCATTGACGAATTCGTGGAACTCCACCGGCTTCACCACGTAGGCGTTGACGCCCAGGTTGTAGCTTTTCAGCAGATCGCCGTGCTCACGGGACGAGGTGAGCATCACCACCGGAATGGTCTTCAAGCGTTCGTCTGATTTAATCTGCTGCAGCACCTCAAGGCCGTCCACCTTCGGCATCTTATTG
This Candidatus Angelobacter sp. DNA region includes the following protein-coding sequences:
- a CDS encoding SMP-30/gluconolactonase/LRE family protein; protein product: MNPQPSRRAWSPLYSFPVIALLTCRAVAQNLAGDEALSKVLINGEDWQLVADGFGFTDAACADGMGNFYFYDLGKGTGIRKISADGKVTTFIDNTPKCSGLKFGPDGRLYACTQEPKKQVVAFEVPSGKITVLADDVQPNDLIVSHEGFVYFTETGKGQVTIVDAKGSVRTGATGINKPNGITLSPDQGTLAVSEYGGTNVWVFRVERDGSLTAGERYMTLRRPVGKPDSGGDGMTTDALGRYYVTSHVGIQMFDWTGRLGGVIARPQNKGTVSVAFAGPDLEYLYACSSDKIYRRRTKAKGAWLFRAPAKQAGKAPLVP
- a CDS encoding response regulator, whose product is MTKLKKILLAEDNLHDIDLTLHALSSHHLANQVDVVRDGAEALDYLYRRGQYANLPPEDPGLILLDNKMPKVDGLEVLQQIKSDERLKTIPVVMLTSSREHGDLLKSYNLGVNAYVVKPVEFHEFVNAVRELGAFWGVINEPPPGSRY